One genomic segment of Streptococcus salivarius includes these proteins:
- a CDS encoding HAD family hydrolase has product MITSIVFDVDDTIYDQQAPYRIAMEKCFPDFDMSHMNQAYIRFRHYSDVGFPRVMAGEWTTEYFRFWRCKETLLEFGYREIDEETGSHFQEVYEHELENITMLDEMRMTLDFLKEKNVPMGIITNGPTEHQLKKVKKLGLYDYVDPKRVIVSQATGFQKPEKEIFNLAAEQFDMNPSTTLYVGDSYDNDVMGAFNGGWHSMWFNHRGRSLKPGTKPVFDLEIDSFEQLFGAVKVLFDLPNNKYIFDINDNENPVLQLGINNGLMMAAERLLESNMSIDKVVILLRLNANQEKILRMKYGR; this is encoded by the coding sequence CCTCTATTGTTTTTGACGTTGACGATACTATTTACGACCAACAGGCACCTTATCGTATTGCCATGGAAAAATGTTTCCCTGACTTTGATATGAGTCACATGAATCAAGCCTACATTCGTTTCCGCCACTATTCTGATGTTGGTTTTCCACGTGTAATGGCCGGTGAGTGGACAACCGAATATTTCCGTTTTTGGCGCTGTAAAGAGACGCTTTTGGAGTTTGGCTACCGTGAAATTGATGAAGAAACGGGCAGCCATTTTCAAGAGGTTTACGAGCATGAGTTGGAAAATATCACCATGCTTGATGAGATGCGCATGACCCTTGATTTCCTAAAGGAAAAAAATGTTCCTATGGGTATTATTACCAATGGACCAACAGAGCACCAACTTAAAAAGGTTAAGAAGTTGGGACTTTATGATTACGTTGATCCTAAGCGTGTCATCGTCAGTCAGGCGACAGGTTTCCAAAAGCCTGAGAAGGAAATCTTCAACCTCGCAGCTGAGCAATTTGACATGAATCCATCGACGACACTCTATGTTGGAGATTCTTATGACAATGATGTCATGGGTGCCTTCAATGGTGGCTGGCATTCTATGTGGTTTAACCACCGTGGACGTAGCCTTAAACCAGGTACTAAGCCAGTCTTCGACTTGGAAATCGATAGTTTTGAGCAACTCTTTGGAGCGGTGAAAGTCCTTTTCGACCTTCCAAATAACAAATATATCTTTGATATCAATGATAATGAAAATCCAGTCCTTCAACTAGGTATCAATAATGGTCTTATGATGGCGGCTGAACGTCTTCTTGAGAGCAATATGAGTATTGATAAAGTGGTTATCCTTCTTCGTTTGAATGCTAATCAGGAAAAAATCCTTCGTATGAAATATGGAAGATAA